A section of the Deltaproteobacteria bacterium genome encodes:
- a CDS encoding histone-lysine N-methyltransferase produces MKKSINNDRAVARDYNYELKDINQPNLLRDQFPYSEVPKISFSNRLVPLSLPEDFWITDTTFRDGQQARPPYTSEQIVRIFDMLHKLGGPKGIIRQSEFFLYSDKDKEAVRMCLDRGYEFPEVTGWIRAKKEDFQLVKEMGLKETGILTSCSDYHIFLKLKKSRKQALDGYLDVVRASLDAGIIPRCHLEDVTRADFYGFVIPFVNELMRLSEESGIPIKVRACDTMGYGVPYPGAALPRGVGEMIYGLIHYGGVPSRLLEWHGHNDFHKVLANASTAWLYGCAAANGTLLGFGERTGNPPIEGLIIEYMGLKGERDGIDATVITEIADYFQDELNYPIPPNYPFVGEEFNTTKAGIHADGVLKNEEIYNIFDTKSILNRPLGVTITDKSGVAGLSYWVNTHVRQTGGRKIPKTHPGLVRIQKWVAEQYAAGRITAMSNEEILRQARKHLPEYFISDLDKLKARALDIAQEIVEEAAASPAMRTMNHLKVEKVLQKLVHDNPFIQFCYVTDTEGIKVTKNITQVGDKAKYKIFSVKEDFSERPWYIGPMKDGSTHVTDLYTSRTTNVLAITVSTPIFRKEEIVGILGVDIRFEDLIKSE; encoded by the coding sequence ATGAAAAAGTCTATTAACAATGATCGGGCGGTGGCCCGGGATTACAATTATGAGCTGAAGGATATCAACCAGCCAAATCTGTTACGGGATCAGTTTCCTTACAGCGAGGTTCCAAAGATCTCTTTTTCAAATCGTCTGGTCCCTCTTTCTCTGCCGGAGGATTTCTGGATTACCGATACGACGTTTCGGGATGGCCAGCAGGCAAGACCTCCCTACACTTCGGAACAGATCGTCCGGATCTTTGATATGCTCCACAAACTCGGGGGGCCCAAAGGGATTATCCGTCAATCCGAATTTTTCCTTTACAGCGACAAGGACAAAGAGGCCGTTCGGATGTGCCTGGACCGGGGCTATGAGTTTCCGGAGGTAACCGGTTGGATTCGAGCGAAGAAAGAAGACTTTCAACTGGTAAAGGAAATGGGCCTCAAGGAGACGGGGATCCTCACTTCCTGTTCCGACTACCATATCTTTCTGAAGTTAAAAAAATCTCGAAAACAAGCCCTGGATGGCTATCTGGATGTGGTCCGGGCCTCGCTTGATGCCGGGATCATTCCCCGCTGTCATCTGGAAGATGTTACCCGTGCCGATTTTTACGGATTTGTCATCCCCTTCGTGAATGAACTGATGCGTCTCTCCGAGGAGAGCGGGATTCCGATCAAGGTCCGGGCCTGCGACACCATGGGATACGGCGTTCCTTATCCGGGGGCGGCCCTGCCCCGGGGGGTAGGGGAGATGATCTACGGACTGATCCATTACGGCGGTGTTCCTTCCCGTCTGCTGGAGTGGCATGGGCATAACGATTTTCATAAGGTTCTTGCCAACGCTTCGACGGCCTGGCTCTACGGCTGTGCCGCTGCAAACGGTACCCTGCTCGGTTTCGGGGAGCGGACCGGCAATCCCCCGATCGAAGGTTTGATTATTGAATACATGGGCCTCAAAGGGGAGCGGGATGGGATCGATGCGACAGTAATTACGGAGATTGCCGACTATTTTCAGGACGAGCTGAACTATCCGATCCCGCCGAACTACCCCTTTGTCGGCGAGGAGTTCAATACCACCAAGGCCGGAATCCATGCCGACGGCGTGTTAAAAAACGAGGAGATCTATAACATCTTTGATACGAAATCGATTCTCAACCGTCCTCTCGGGGTAACCATTACCGACAAATCCGGTGTGGCGGGGCTCAGTTACTGGGTCAATACCCATGTGCGCCAGACGGGCGGCCGGAAAATTCCGAAGACCCATCCGGGATTGGTCCGTATCCAGAAATGGGTCGCCGAACAGTATGCCGCAGGACGGATCACCGCCATGTCGAATGAAGAGATCCTTCGCCAAGCCCGGAAACATCTGCCCGAATATTTTATCTCCGATCTGGACAAGTTGAAGGCCAGAGCCCTGGATATCGCCCAAGAGATCGTGGAGGAGGCCGCCGCATCTCCGGCCATGAGAACCATGAACCATCTGAAGGTCGAAAAAGTCCTTCAGAAGCTTGTTCACGACAATCCTTTTATCCAGTTCTGTTATGTGACGGATACGGAAGGAATCAAGGTTACAAAAAACATCACACAGGTCGGTGACAAAGCCAAGTACAAGATCTTCTCCGTCAAGGAGGATTTTTCCGAGCGCCCCTGGTATATCGGCCCGATGAAGGACGGGTCAACCCATGTGACCGATCTCTATACATCGAGGACCACCAATGTTCTCGCGATTACCGTTTCTACTCCGATCTTTCGGAAGGAGGAGATTGTCGGCATACTGGGAGTTGACATTCGATTTGAAGATTTAATCAAGAGCGAATAG
- the icd gene encoding isocitrate dehydrogenase (NADP(+)): protein MINLEKFSPPAKGERIRMEPDRLQVPDRPVIPFIEGDGIGPDIMRAGRRVLDAAVEKAYGNERELCWYEIYAGEKAHEKYGEWIPNDTFEALHYYSVALKGPLTTPIGGGFRSLNVTLRQKLDLYACVRPVRYFEGVPAPVKEPWKMNMIIFRENTEDVYSGIEWARDSEEAKKVISFLNNEMGCTIRTDSGIGIKPVSETGSKRLIRKAIQYALDRKRKSVTLVHKGNIMKYTEGAFRDWGYEVAREEFPDQTLEEKELQGEIPEGRVLINDRIADAMFQQILTRTDEYSVLATLNLNGDYLSDACAAQIGGLGLAPGANIGETVALFEATHGTAPKYAGQDKVNPGSLILSGVMMLEHLGWEEAGKVVVAALEETIRQKRVTYDLERQMKDAVKLSTSQFAEAIVKNMKGN, encoded by the coding sequence ATGATCAACCTTGAAAAATTCTCTCCGCCTGCGAAAGGAGAACGGATCCGGATGGAACCGGACAGATTGCAGGTACCCGACCGGCCGGTGATTCCCTTTATCGAAGGGGACGGGATCGGTCCGGATATCATGCGGGCCGGCCGCCGGGTTCTCGATGCCGCTGTGGAAAAAGCCTACGGCAATGAGCGGGAACTCTGCTGGTACGAAATCTACGCGGGGGAGAAGGCCCATGAAAAATACGGGGAATGGATCCCGAACGATACGTTCGAGGCCCTGCACTATTATTCGGTGGCTCTGAAAGGGCCGTTGACGACCCCCATCGGAGGGGGCTTTCGAAGTCTCAATGTGACCCTCCGGCAGAAACTCGATCTTTATGCCTGTGTTCGTCCCGTTCGATATTTTGAGGGGGTCCCCGCACCGGTCAAGGAACCCTGGAAGATGAATATGATCATCTTCCGGGAGAATACGGAGGATGTTTATTCCGGGATCGAATGGGCCCGGGATTCCGAAGAAGCGAAAAAGGTCATTTCCTTTCTGAATAATGAGATGGGCTGTACGATCCGTACGGATTCCGGAATCGGGATCAAACCGGTGAGCGAGACCGGGAGCAAGCGTCTCATCCGGAAGGCGATTCAATATGCCCTGGACCGGAAACGTAAAAGCGTAACCCTCGTTCACAAGGGCAACATCATGAAATATACGGAAGGGGCTTTTCGGGACTGGGGGTATGAAGTCGCCCGGGAGGAGTTTCCCGATCAGACCCTGGAGGAGAAGGAACTCCAGGGAGAGATCCCGGAGGGCAGGGTCCTGATCAACGACCGGATCGCCGATGCCATGTTTCAGCAGATCCTGACCCGGACGGATGAGTACAGTGTCCTGGCGACGCTGAACCTGAACGGGGATTACCTGTCCGATGCCTGTGCCGCCCAGATCGGAGGGCTGGGACTTGCACCGGGGGCGAATATCGGTGAGACCGTGGCCCTTTTCGAGGCGACCCATGGAACGGCGCCCAAGTATGCCGGGCAGGACAAGGTGAATCCTGGATCGCTCATTCTCTCCGGGGTCATGATGTTAGAACATCTCGGCTGGGAGGAAGCCGGCAAGGTCGTCGTGGCCGCGCTGGAAGAAACGATCCGACAGAAGAGGGTGACCTATGATCTGGAACGGCAGATGAAGGATGCTGTGAAGCTGTCAACATCACAATTTGCCGAGGCC